DNA sequence from the Candidatus Methylomirabilota bacterium genome:
CGAGGACGTCAACCCGCTCTGCGGCGACCGGATCCGTATCGAGTGCCGGATCGCCGACGGACGCCTCTCGGATGCGCGCCATCGGGGCGACAGCTGCGCGATCTGCGCCGCGTCGGCCGACCTGCTGCTCGAGATGGTGATCGGACGCACGGTGGAGGAGGCGGCCGCCGTCGAGCCCTCGGCGCTTCTCGAGCGGCTCGAGGCCGACATCCGGCCGATGCGGTTCAAGTGCGTGACGC
Encoded proteins:
- a CDS encoding iron-sulfur cluster assembly scaffold protein, with translation MIYSSVIRERFRRPRFRGELSRPDLAFEDVNPLCGDRIRIECRIADGRLSDARHRGDSCAICAASADLLLEMVIGRTVEEAAAVEPSALLERLEADIRPMRFKCVTLPLSVLQGALEGREVAL